The following proteins are co-located in the Solanum pennellii chromosome 8, SPENNV200 genome:
- the LOC107026755 gene encoding pentatricopeptide repeat-containing protein At1g77405 isoform X2 has protein sequence MDQVMAAIIRNRPFESSVPQSIWTVETVSQVLRSIPRFLFQSPRSIGRQNGFRHRTPLKQRNLKQELHNARKGVLILGPAAHRDVQKVQLGLEKALEFFHWVETRCGFTHNELTCREMSLVLAKGSCNSKFLWEFLKRMSRRGLLTTPTVTCLIKCLGEEGLVNEALTTFYRMKQFHCKPDVYAYNTLIFALCRVGNFKKAKFLMEQMELPGFRCPPDVFTYTILISSYCRYGTETGCRKAIRRRIWEANHLFRIMLFKGFVPDVVTYNCLINGCCKTNRIERALELLDDMVKRGVVPNRITYNSFIRYYSVTNEIDKAIEMLRRMQGMNHGVVLPCNSSYTPIIHAMCETGRVVEARDLLVEVAEQGSIPREYTYKLVRDALESSGKIDLLDEELCTRLEDGIKVVN, from the exons ATGGATCAAGTTATGGCTGCTATTATCAGAAATCGGCCATTTGAGTCTTCAGTTCCCCAATCCATTTGGACTGTAGAAACAGTTTCTCAAGTCTTGAGATCAATCCCCAGATTCCTCTTCCAATCCCCAAGATCCATTGGCCGACAAAATGGGTTTCGCCACCGTACCCCATTAAAGCAGAGAAACCTAAAACAAGAGTTACATAACGCTCGGAAGGGAGTACTCATTCTCGGACCGGCTGCTCATAGAGATGTTCAAAAGGTGCAATTAGGATTGGAGAAAGCATTGGAATTTTTCCATTGGGTTGAGACCCGCTGTGGGTTTACTCACAATGAGCTCACTTGTAGAGAAATGTCTCTTGTTCTTGCCAAAGGGTCTTGTAATTCGAAGTTTCTTTGGGAATTTCTCAAAAGAATGTCGAGAAGAGGGCTTTTGACGACACCGACTGTTACGTGTTTGATAAAATGCCTAGGAGAAGAAGGGTTGGTAAATGAAGCATTGACTACTTTCTACAGAATGAAGCAATTTCACTGTAAGCCTGATGTTTATGCTTACAACACACTCATATTTGCTCTTTGTAGAGTTGGGAATTTCAAAAAAGCTAAGTTCTTGATGGAGCAGATGGAGTTGCCTGGTTTTAGGTGTCCACCCGATGTCTTTACTTACACAATCTTGATTAGCTCTTATTGTAGATATGGTACGGAGACTGGCTGTAGAAAAGCTATTAGACGGAGAATATGGGAGGCAAATCACTTGTTTCGCATCATGCTATTCAAAGGATTTGTTCCTGATGTAGTAACTTATAATTGTTTGATCAATGGATGCTGCAAAACTAATAGGATAGAGAGAGCATTGGAGTTGTTGGATGATATGGTGAAAAGAGGGGTTGTGCCTAATCGAATTACATATAATTCTTTCATTAGGTATTATAGTGTTACAAATGAGATTGATAAGGCTATTGAAATGCTGAGAAGAATGCAAGGAATGAATCATGGAGTAGTACTACCATGTAACAGTTCGTATACACCGATAATTCATGCTATGTGTGAAACTGGTAGGGTGGTGGAGGCAAGAGATCTTCTTGTTGAAGTGGCTGAACAAGGTTCAATTCCAAGAGAATATACTTATAAACTAGTTCGTGATGCTTTAGAGTCTTCTGGGAAGATTGATTTGCTTGATGAAGAATTGTGTACAAGATTAGAAGATGGTATTAAAG TTGTCAATTGA
- the LOC107026755 gene encoding pentatricopeptide repeat-containing protein At1g77405 isoform X3, with product MDQVMAAIIRNRPFESSVPQSIWTVETVSQVLRSIPRFLFQSPRSIGRQNGFRHRTPLKQRNLKQELHNARKGVLILGPAAHRDVQKVQLGLEKALEFFHWVETRCGFTHNELTCREMSLVLAKGSCNSKFLWEFLKRMSRRGLLTTPTVTCLIKCLGEEGLVNEALTTFYRMKQFHCKPDVYAYNTLIFALCRVGNFKKAKFLMEQMELPGFRCPPDVFTYTILISSYCRYGTETGCRKAIRRRIWEANHLFRIMLFKGFVPDVVTYNCLINGCCKTNRIERALELLDDMVKRGVVPNRITYNSFIRYYSVTNEIDKAIEMLRRMQGMNHGVVLPCNSSYTPIIHAMCETGRVVEARDLLVEVAEQGSIPREYTYKLVRDALESSGKIDLLDEELCTRLEDGIKAS from the exons ATGGATCAAGTTATGGCTGCTATTATCAGAAATCGGCCATTTGAGTCTTCAGTTCCCCAATCCATTTGGACTGTAGAAACAGTTTCTCAAGTCTTGAGATCAATCCCCAGATTCCTCTTCCAATCCCCAAGATCCATTGGCCGACAAAATGGGTTTCGCCACCGTACCCCATTAAAGCAGAGAAACCTAAAACAAGAGTTACATAACGCTCGGAAGGGAGTACTCATTCTCGGACCGGCTGCTCATAGAGATGTTCAAAAGGTGCAATTAGGATTGGAGAAAGCATTGGAATTTTTCCATTGGGTTGAGACCCGCTGTGGGTTTACTCACAATGAGCTCACTTGTAGAGAAATGTCTCTTGTTCTTGCCAAAGGGTCTTGTAATTCGAAGTTTCTTTGGGAATTTCTCAAAAGAATGTCGAGAAGAGGGCTTTTGACGACACCGACTGTTACGTGTTTGATAAAATGCCTAGGAGAAGAAGGGTTGGTAAATGAAGCATTGACTACTTTCTACAGAATGAAGCAATTTCACTGTAAGCCTGATGTTTATGCTTACAACACACTCATATTTGCTCTTTGTAGAGTTGGGAATTTCAAAAAAGCTAAGTTCTTGATGGAGCAGATGGAGTTGCCTGGTTTTAGGTGTCCACCCGATGTCTTTACTTACACAATCTTGATTAGCTCTTATTGTAGATATGGTACGGAGACTGGCTGTAGAAAAGCTATTAGACGGAGAATATGGGAGGCAAATCACTTGTTTCGCATCATGCTATTCAAAGGATTTGTTCCTGATGTAGTAACTTATAATTGTTTGATCAATGGATGCTGCAAAACTAATAGGATAGAGAGAGCATTGGAGTTGTTGGATGATATGGTGAAAAGAGGGGTTGTGCCTAATCGAATTACATATAATTCTTTCATTAGGTATTATAGTGTTACAAATGAGATTGATAAGGCTATTGAAATGCTGAGAAGAATGCAAGGAATGAATCATGGAGTAGTACTACCATGTAACAGTTCGTATACACCGATAATTCATGCTATGTGTGAAACTGGTAGGGTGGTGGAGGCAAGAGATCTTCTTGTTGAAGTGGCTGAACAAGGTTCAATTCCAAGAGAATATACTTATAAACTAGTTCGTGATGCTTTAGAGTCTTCTGGGAAGATTGATTTGCTTGATGAAGAATTGTGTACAAGATTAGAAGATGGTATTAAAG CAAGCTGA
- the LOC107026755 gene encoding pentatricopeptide repeat-containing protein At1g77405 isoform X1 produces MDQVMAAIIRNRPFESSVPQSIWTVETVSQVLRSIPRFLFQSPRSIGRQNGFRHRTPLKQRNLKQELHNARKGVLILGPAAHRDVQKVQLGLEKALEFFHWVETRCGFTHNELTCREMSLVLAKGSCNSKFLWEFLKRMSRRGLLTTPTVTCLIKCLGEEGLVNEALTTFYRMKQFHCKPDVYAYNTLIFALCRVGNFKKAKFLMEQMELPGFRCPPDVFTYTILISSYCRYGTETGCRKAIRRRIWEANHLFRIMLFKGFVPDVVTYNCLINGCCKTNRIERALELLDDMVKRGVVPNRITYNSFIRYYSVTNEIDKAIEMLRRMQGMNHGVVLPCNSSYTPIIHAMCETGRVVEARDLLVEVAEQGSIPREYTYKLVRDALESSGKIDLLDEELCTRLEDGIKGRIRQVMKVKPLLQHQTVSSH; encoded by the coding sequence ATGGATCAAGTTATGGCTGCTATTATCAGAAATCGGCCATTTGAGTCTTCAGTTCCCCAATCCATTTGGACTGTAGAAACAGTTTCTCAAGTCTTGAGATCAATCCCCAGATTCCTCTTCCAATCCCCAAGATCCATTGGCCGACAAAATGGGTTTCGCCACCGTACCCCATTAAAGCAGAGAAACCTAAAACAAGAGTTACATAACGCTCGGAAGGGAGTACTCATTCTCGGACCGGCTGCTCATAGAGATGTTCAAAAGGTGCAATTAGGATTGGAGAAAGCATTGGAATTTTTCCATTGGGTTGAGACCCGCTGTGGGTTTACTCACAATGAGCTCACTTGTAGAGAAATGTCTCTTGTTCTTGCCAAAGGGTCTTGTAATTCGAAGTTTCTTTGGGAATTTCTCAAAAGAATGTCGAGAAGAGGGCTTTTGACGACACCGACTGTTACGTGTTTGATAAAATGCCTAGGAGAAGAAGGGTTGGTAAATGAAGCATTGACTACTTTCTACAGAATGAAGCAATTTCACTGTAAGCCTGATGTTTATGCTTACAACACACTCATATTTGCTCTTTGTAGAGTTGGGAATTTCAAAAAAGCTAAGTTCTTGATGGAGCAGATGGAGTTGCCTGGTTTTAGGTGTCCACCCGATGTCTTTACTTACACAATCTTGATTAGCTCTTATTGTAGATATGGTACGGAGACTGGCTGTAGAAAAGCTATTAGACGGAGAATATGGGAGGCAAATCACTTGTTTCGCATCATGCTATTCAAAGGATTTGTTCCTGATGTAGTAACTTATAATTGTTTGATCAATGGATGCTGCAAAACTAATAGGATAGAGAGAGCATTGGAGTTGTTGGATGATATGGTGAAAAGAGGGGTTGTGCCTAATCGAATTACATATAATTCTTTCATTAGGTATTATAGTGTTACAAATGAGATTGATAAGGCTATTGAAATGCTGAGAAGAATGCAAGGAATGAATCATGGAGTAGTACTACCATGTAACAGTTCGTATACACCGATAATTCATGCTATGTGTGAAACTGGTAGGGTGGTGGAGGCAAGAGATCTTCTTGTTGAAGTGGCTGAACAAGGTTCAATTCCAAGAGAATATACTTATAAACTAGTTCGTGATGCTTTAGAGTCTTCTGGGAAGATTGATTTGCTTGATGAAGAATTGTGTACAAGATTAGAAGATGGTATTAAAGGTAGGATTAGACAAGTGATGAAAGTTAAACCTTTGTTGCAGCATCAAACTGTTTCATCGCattaa